A region from the Candidatus Electrothrix scaldis genome encodes:
- a CDS encoding HEAT repeat domain-containing protein, whose product MSFSDVLTRNDAAYEPYIGLRPFEESERDRFFGRDREINILLDNIRFNRLTLLLAGSGVGKSSLLRAGVMPVLGADPDTELLYHNVWSGEPAKELKQAIAEHFRKKYRLAPFDEQFVRLPLKDMLRTCTMFSTGQQILLLDQFEEFFNYQRFREGFGDFVEELSAAVRDRGLPASFVFSMREDFALELNAFKEFLPGVFDNYFRLEKLTREQAGLAIEKPLERTGYSFAPQQGEHESLLDQVLDDLAKREQERQFGVQELLKLKELPLLVEPPHLQIVCRELWLHHRDEQVKQITHAAYEKAGGAGGILGVYFLREINQFSKKEQALASAAFDHLIGQRGTKVAHPLERLADLSSANTGTLKFLLEQVEKVERIWEQHFHDDTKELFGWDDNERHFFTELSAKLRKHVQLDIALLKKVLDKLQDVAVLRRQKRGEEFWYELYHDFFIDSIARWNLEYKEKQLQKKYYKTLAPLLFGGVMLAGIILKANYSGRYLQLSPKAIVSDRIEVYQGSLYWPDIFCQKGFRYETPFLRKQLESDQQFTKYVVRDPENLRGDSIALLWRSERFTPYIKNGLYNDAYELAAQSSQEATRKNSLRKHLPKALGVRVARTLEWAKKYLKKADDEENRRMAVEIFRLLGADDELRACLHDKKQFVRVRIAAAEAIGKMEGKFVADLIALLKDRDMLVRQAAAEILGQLDVSSAVPPLIELLREKDMPTPVRQAAAKSLGKLNAESAVKDMVHLLTEGDSRVRQVAVEVLVQLHTELAVPELIHLLNHRVPPTRLAAVNVLDKLKDVLGEQTEDVVSALIPLLDDHVSSVRQMAAKALGRFKVELSKRDFELAEKQLSDLLKDKEASVRQAAVEALGNLFVKSSVKELPFLLLDDDTGVRQAAAEALRKIDAKLAVSKLMHLLVTGDSKSRHMAGDVLGSLPVELTEPELSSLLENQIPSIRRIAAAVLGRLNIKEAIPVLKSLLTDQVSFVRQAAAEALGKMHAKGAEPDLVNLLEDKEALVRQAAVEALGKLDVGSTTVSELIKCHEDWEPSVRQAVAESFGKLNFSEENKKNRMLVAKCLVHLLSDENEGVQAAVEKSLIKSCSTQLGCCSVENDLIKLMNHELSQVRRSAAKILGKLNINKAIPGLTRLLKDEVWAVRKQAAESLGDLDAKSAISDLVRLLDDEEMWQVKDSVIKSLGNLHAVSAVSKLTGFLSHEFWQIRSSAVDALEKLHADWAVPDLLSLLDDQDERVRSFVVRALGNLNAEFAVPQLIPLLDERDPTNQTVGMTAYYVTRALAELNTASAIPALTSLMEKSSQSTQWVAVEALGKLGAKSISDKLIKRLKDSELSIQRVAARALARVNNRSSVLVEWQKQAIKDLEEKIVPSTSQGGRGEAADALGYIFTDQSVTLLERLIDKEGGLDNEVLTSAVTSVGVIGEYRPDLVQGQVQRLINLIHAPDLELVQAAITALGHLLVSHRQERMGDFSEMNQKIRGELKSIIEDSVRKQDVRVAAIDALGAANHPENAEKLHELLVELDNFKDETLRYRCLYRLGRMEYAFVYLGYVKNELERLEEEKAVWRKERDSEEQEVTSDESEGKDNTWKKENWEYLLGNSLARINPEEHGIELLGHSLYQVRQGAVRALAGKVASAGKTGAGVNLIGKIIQAHQAFDLDDLPSPFPFAAFQAIDLALWNLEYAGKKDDLEKLREILKTVPEKSNIPGQEGAIKERLEWTIKRLGENFARNTEQGATE is encoded by the coding sequence ATGAGTTTTTCTGATGTACTTACTCGCAACGACGCAGCCTACGAACCCTATATCGGCCTGCGACCCTTTGAGGAAAGCGAACGGGACCGGTTCTTTGGTCGTGACCGCGAGATCAATATCCTCCTCGATAATATCCGTTTTAATCGCCTGACCCTGCTCCTGGCCGGGAGTGGAGTGGGCAAGAGTTCTCTGCTCCGGGCTGGCGTGATGCCGGTCCTGGGGGCAGACCCGGATACCGAGCTCCTCTATCATAATGTCTGGAGTGGAGAACCTGCCAAAGAACTGAAACAGGCAATCGCGGAGCATTTCAGGAAAAAATATCGGCTTGCTCCTTTTGATGAACAGTTTGTCCGGCTTCCACTTAAGGATATGCTGCGGACCTGTACCATGTTCAGTACTGGACAGCAAATTTTGCTCCTGGATCAGTTCGAGGAATTTTTCAATTATCAGCGTTTTCGAGAAGGTTTCGGGGATTTTGTTGAGGAGCTGAGTGCAGCCGTGCGTGATCGCGGTCTTCCGGCCTCCTTTGTTTTTTCCATGCGTGAAGATTTTGCCCTGGAGCTGAATGCCTTTAAGGAGTTTCTGCCCGGTGTGTTTGACAATTACTTCCGTTTGGAAAAGTTAACCAGGGAGCAGGCCGGATTGGCTATAGAAAAGCCCTTGGAACGAACCGGCTATAGTTTCGCTCCGCAGCAGGGAGAGCATGAGTCCTTGCTTGATCAGGTTTTGGATGACCTTGCCAAGCGAGAGCAGGAGCGCCAGTTTGGGGTGCAGGAATTGCTCAAGCTGAAGGAATTGCCCCTGTTGGTGGAGCCTCCCCATTTGCAGATTGTCTGTCGAGAGCTGTGGTTGCATCATCGGGATGAGCAGGTGAAGCAGATTACCCATGCCGCCTATGAAAAGGCCGGTGGGGCAGGGGGGATTCTGGGAGTATATTTCCTTCGCGAGATTAATCAATTCAGCAAGAAAGAGCAAGCCCTTGCCTCGGCGGCCTTTGATCATCTCATTGGTCAGCGGGGCACCAAAGTAGCGCATCCATTGGAGCGGCTGGCTGATCTGTCCAGCGCCAATACAGGCACACTGAAGTTCCTGCTTGAACAGGTTGAAAAGGTGGAGAGAATATGGGAGCAGCATTTTCATGACGACACGAAGGAACTGTTCGGCTGGGATGACAATGAGAGGCATTTTTTTACCGAGTTGTCGGCTAAACTAAGAAAGCATGTCCAGCTTGATATCGCTCTCCTGAAAAAGGTGCTGGACAAGCTCCAGGATGTTGCTGTGCTCCGGCGGCAGAAGCGGGGGGAAGAATTTTGGTACGAGCTCTACCATGATTTTTTTATAGATAGCATTGCTCGATGGAATCTGGAGTATAAGGAAAAACAGCTACAGAAAAAATACTATAAGACGCTTGCGCCCTTATTGTTTGGAGGGGTAATGCTTGCTGGCATTATTTTGAAGGCTAACTATTCTGGACGCTACCTCCAGCTTAGCCCCAAGGCGATTGTGTCTGATAGGATTGAAGTATATCAGGGATCCTTGTATTGGCCGGATATTTTTTGTCAAAAGGGTTTTCGTTACGAAACTCCATTTCTTCGTAAGCAGCTGGAGTCGGATCAGCAGTTTACTAAGTATGTTGTTCGTGATCCTGAAAATCTGCGTGGAGATTCTATTGCTCTCCTATGGAGGAGTGAGCGTTTTACCCCTTATATAAAAAACGGTTTGTACAATGACGCTTATGAGCTTGCTGCTCAATCTTCTCAAGAGGCTACGAGAAAGAATTCCTTGCGTAAGCACCTTCCCAAGGCATTGGGTGTAAGAGTAGCAAGAACTCTTGAATGGGCAAAAAAATATCTGAAAAAGGCTGATGATGAAGAAAATCGCAGAATGGCGGTTGAGATTTTTCGTCTATTGGGTGCTGATGATGAACTGCGTGCCTGTCTTCATGATAAAAAACAATTCGTGAGGGTGAGGATTGCGGCAGCGGAAGCTATTGGAAAAATGGAAGGCAAGTTTGTTGCAGATTTGATTGCGCTTCTTAAAGACAGGGACATGCTCGTGCGTCAGGCCGCAGCGGAAATCCTTGGGCAACTTGATGTGAGCTCCGCAGTACCCCCCCTGATCGAATTATTACGAGAAAAGGATATGCCTACGCCTGTGCGTCAGGCAGCGGCAAAGTCTCTTGGAAAGCTTAATGCTGAGTCTGCTGTCAAAGACATGGTGCATCTTCTGACGGAAGGAGATTCTCGTGTTCGCCAGGTGGCTGTCGAGGTTCTCGTTCAACTACATACTGAGTTGGCAGTTCCTGAGCTGATTCACTTGCTCAATCATCGTGTGCCGCCTACCCGGCTTGCAGCTGTGAATGTGCTTGATAAGCTGAAGGACGTTCTTGGGGAACAGACTGAGGATGTGGTTTCCGCCCTGATTCCCCTTCTGGATGATCACGTTTCGTCTGTACGCCAGATGGCAGCGAAAGCTCTGGGACGGTTTAAGGTGGAACTTAGCAAAAGAGATTTTGAGCTTGCAGAGAAGCAGCTGAGTGACCTTCTTAAAGACAAAGAGGCATCTGTACGTCAGGCAGCTGTGGAAGCACTGGGAAATTTATTCGTCAAATCCTCAGTAAAAGAATTGCCCTTCCTTTTACTTGATGACGATACCGGTGTGCGTCAGGCAGCTGCGGAAGCTCTCAGGAAAATTGATGCCAAGCTGGCGGTGAGTAAATTGATGCACCTTCTGGTGACAGGAGACTCGAAGAGTCGACATATGGCTGGAGATGTTCTCGGATCCCTACCGGTTGAGTTGACAGAGCCCGAACTGAGTTCTCTTCTGGAAAATCAGATCCCATCTATACGTCGGATAGCGGCGGCTGTTCTTGGAAGATTGAATATTAAGGAAGCTATTCCTGTCCTGAAATCACTTTTGACTGATCAGGTTTCGTTTGTGCGCCAGGCAGCAGCGGAAGCACTGGGGAAAATGCATGCCAAAGGGGCAGAACCGGATCTGGTCAACCTTCTTGAGGATAAGGAGGCTTTAGTGCGTCAGGCGGCAGTGGAAGCTCTTGGAAAACTGGATGTAGGTTCTACGACAGTTTCTGAGCTTATCAAATGCCACGAAGATTGGGAGCCCTCTGTTCGTCAAGCTGTTGCAGAATCGTTTGGAAAATTGAATTTTAGTGAAGAAAATAAGAAAAATAGAATGTTAGTAGCCAAATGCTTGGTTCATCTTTTATCCGATGAAAATGAGGGAGTACAAGCAGCTGTAGAGAAATCTCTTATTAAGAGTTGTTCTACTCAACTGGGGTGTTGTTCTGTTGAGAACGATTTGATCAAGCTTATGAATCACGAGTTGTCGCAGGTGAGGAGATCAGCAGCGAAAATCCTGGGGAAATTGAATATCAACAAGGCAATTCCTGGCCTGACTCGTCTCCTGAAGGATGAGGTATGGGCGGTTCGCAAACAGGCTGCGGAATCCTTGGGAGATCTGGATGCCAAATCGGCAATTTCTGATTTGGTCCGTCTCCTTGATGATGAAGAAATGTGGCAAGTAAAAGATTCTGTGATAAAATCCCTCGGAAACTTGCATGCTGTATCGGCAGTATCTAAATTGACTGGTTTCCTTTCTCATGAGTTTTGGCAGATTAGGAGCTCAGCCGTAGATGCCTTAGAAAAACTGCATGCCGATTGGGCAGTTCCTGACCTGCTTTCTCTTCTGGACGATCAGGATGAGAGAGTGCGTTCATTTGTCGTAAGAGCTCTTGGTAATTTGAATGCCGAATTTGCAGTTCCTCAACTTATTCCTCTTCTGGATGAACGTGATCCTACAAACCAGACTGTTGGTATGACAGCCTATTATGTGACACGAGCTTTAGCGGAATTGAATACAGCATCTGCTATTCCTGCTTTGACTTCTCTTATGGAAAAGAGCTCTCAGTCAACACAATGGGTGGCTGTGGAAGCTCTGGGGAAACTTGGTGCCAAATCTATATCGGACAAATTGATCAAGCGCCTTAAGGACAGCGAGTTATCCATACAGCGGGTAGCAGCCCGAGCTTTGGCAAGGGTGAATAATAGATCGTCAGTATTGGTTGAGTGGCAGAAACAGGCGATCAAAGATTTGGAAGAAAAAATTGTTCCTTCAACGAGTCAGGGGGGACGGGGAGAGGCCGCAGATGCGCTCGGTTATATTTTCACAGATCAGTCAGTCACTCTGCTTGAAAGGCTTATAGATAAGGAGGGGGGGCTCGATAACGAGGTCCTCACGTCAGCAGTTACATCTGTCGGTGTCATCGGTGAATATCGACCGGATTTGGTCCAGGGGCAGGTGCAGAGGTTGATTAATCTGATCCATGCCCCTGATTTAGAACTCGTACAGGCGGCAATCACGGCACTGGGTCATCTGCTTGTCTCCCATCGTCAAGAAAGGATGGGTGATTTCTCAGAGATGAATCAGAAGATTCGAGGTGAACTCAAAAGTATCATTGAGGATTCAGTAAGAAAACAAGATGTTAGGGTGGCGGCCATTGATGCCTTGGGTGCTGCTAACCACCCGGAGAACGCTGAAAAACTGCATGAACTGCTGGTAGAGCTGGACAACTTCAAAGATGAGACTTTACGTTATCGCTGTCTGTATCGTTTGGGTAGGATGGAATATGCTTTTGTTTATCTTGGTTATGTAAAGAATGAATTGGAAAGGCTGGAGGAGGAAAAGGCGGTCTGGCGCAAAGAGAGGGATAGTGAAGAACAGGAAGTCACCTCTGATGAGTCTGAAGGGAAGGATAACACCTGGAAAAAGGAAAACTGGGAATATCTGTTGGGCAACTCCCTTGCCCGCATTAATCCTGAAGAACACGGCATTGAATTACTTGGTCACTCCCTCTACCAGGTCCGGCAAGGGGCCGTCCGTGCTTTGGCTGGTAAGGTTGCCTCAGCAGGTAAAACAGGGGCTGGTGTCAATTTAATTGGCAAAATCATCCAAGCCCACCAAGCCTTTGACCTGGACGACCTCCCATCCCCCTTTCCCTTCGCCGCCTTTCAGGCTATCGACTTGGCTCTGTGGAATCTGGAATACGCTGGCAAAAAGGATGATTTGGAAAAGCTGCGGGAAATTCTCAAGACCGTTCCCGAAAAAAGCAATATCCCCGGCCAGGAAGGCGCAATCAAAGAACGCCTGGAGTGGACCATCAAGCGGTTGGGGGAGAATTTTGCGAGGAATACAGAACAAGGCGCTACCGAGTAG
- the pgeF gene encoding peptidoglycan editing factor PgeF — protein MEDTSLQVHTAGQTDLLFYTIAHLAIPHAMFTRQGGVSQSPFSGLNLSFGVGDEPTAVQANREKVKKELNIQLLASAVQVHGDQIVLVEDLSSDHEYQGADALISAQAGVGLMIQQADCQAVLLYDPQRKAIAAIHNGWRGSVANIIAKTVQAMEEHFGTSPQDLQAVISPSLGPCCAEFIQYKQELPEEFQQWQEPETYFDFWEISRWQLKEAGLDNKQIKAAELCTMCNKDFFSYRRASKKLRQNGITGRNGSVIVLPAE, from the coding sequence ATGGAAGATACATCCTTGCAGGTGCACACTGCTGGACAAACAGATCTGCTCTTTTACACCATAGCTCACCTCGCTATCCCGCACGCCATGTTTACGCGCCAAGGTGGTGTCAGCCAGTCGCCTTTTAGCGGCCTGAACCTCAGTTTTGGGGTGGGTGATGAGCCTACTGCTGTACAGGCAAACAGGGAAAAGGTGAAAAAGGAGCTGAATATCCAGCTTCTGGCCTCAGCCGTCCAGGTGCATGGAGATCAAATTGTCCTTGTGGAAGACCTAAGCAGTGATCATGAGTACCAAGGTGCCGATGCCCTGATCAGCGCGCAGGCAGGCGTGGGCCTGATGATCCAGCAGGCGGATTGTCAGGCTGTCCTGTTGTATGATCCGCAGCGCAAGGCCATTGCTGCGATCCATAACGGTTGGCGGGGCAGTGTGGCAAATATCATCGCCAAGACCGTCCAGGCGATGGAGGAACATTTCGGGACCTCGCCGCAGGATCTGCAAGCGGTTATCAGCCCATCCCTGGGGCCTTGCTGTGCTGAGTTTATTCAGTATAAGCAAGAGCTCCCAGAGGAATTTCAGCAATGGCAGGAGCCGGAAACCTATTTTGATTTCTGGGAAATTAGCCGTTGGCAGCTGAAAGAAGCCGGGCTGGATAATAAACAGATCAAGGCGGCTGAACTTTGTACTATGTGTAACAAGGACTTTTTCTCCTATCGCAGGGCCTCGAAGAAGCTGAGACAGAACGGGATAACAGGCAGAAATGGGTCTGTTATCGTCCTGCCAGCGGAGTAG
- a CDS encoding DUF3373 family protein produces MNGRLILPKEICTTPSAVYQAKLGDINYFISGGFSKTDPGGHGMFNDYATSMIMQADGSMAQNPNWRPNTDSETGYSLYAGLRYDLPDIGLKLGLEYNYGSEYWIAFNPGHDDLYMAKLAARGHVGEVYMIYDLPTGEAVSEYAKTFIRLGYQHYEYDYTGNDWNTKPYDTDDAAMMTASLNMATESGTMVPVDSADQVYLTLDVFF; encoded by the coding sequence ATGAACGGCAGGCTAATTCTACCGAAGGAAATCTGTACCACACCCTCTGCTGTTTACCAAGCAAAACTTGGCGATATAAACTATTTTATTTCCGGTGGATTCAGCAAAACAGATCCGGGTGGTCATGGCATGTTCAACGACTACGCCACCTCTATGATTATGCAGGCAGACGGAAGCATGGCCCAGAATCCGAATTGGCGACCGAACACAGACAGCGAGACCGGCTACTCGCTCTATGCAGGCCTTCGCTATGACTTACCGGATATCGGTCTGAAGCTGGGTCTTGAGTATAATTATGGTTCTGAATACTGGATTGCCTTCAACCCAGGCCATGATGACCTGTACATGGCCAAGCTGGCAGCCCGTGGTCATGTTGGCGAGGTGTACATGATTTACGATCTCCCAACAGGGGAAGCTGTATCCGAATATGCCAAGACCTTTATCCGATTGGGATACCAGCATTACGAGTATGATTACACCGGTAACGACTGGAACACCAAGCCCTATGACACCGATGATGCCGCTATGATGACCGCATCGCTGAACATGGCAACAGAATCCGGGACTATGGTACCGGTGGATAGCGCTGATCAGGTGTATCTCACTCTGGATGTTTTCTTTTAA
- a CDS encoding radical SAM protein, translated as MDFEPKWIAWEITRRCNLNCVHCRSLSELKIAGHPDCSFEEAKRVLDDIKSYADPVMVLSGGEPLLRPDVFDIASYGTSLGLRMCLATNGTLVTEETCRHIKESGIKMVSLSLDGSTAEVHDDFRNQPGAFAGTMNAIRLFNEHGIPFLVNSSFTKRNKTEAPKIYELVKKLGATAWYLFMIVPTGRGEEIMEELIPESEYEDILNWHYDMEKEEDELLVRPTCAPQYYRIVLQRAKAEGEKFKRRSLKFSTGGSKGCLAGQLICLIDVDGNVLPCSYFPKSGGNIREQSFKDIWEKSELFLELRDFKGYKGNCGRCEYVNVCGGCRARAYAMNGDYLAQEPFCTYQPRNVTEA; from the coding sequence ATGGATTTTGAACCGAAGTGGATAGCCTGGGAAATTACCCGTCGTTGCAACCTTAACTGTGTGCATTGCCGGTCTTTATCAGAACTTAAAATAGCTGGCCATCCTGATTGTTCTTTTGAGGAAGCAAAACGGGTTCTGGATGATATTAAGTCCTACGCTGATCCGGTTATGGTGCTCTCCGGCGGAGAGCCTCTCCTGCGTCCTGATGTCTTTGATATCGCCTCCTATGGAACGAGCTTGGGTTTGCGGATGTGTTTGGCAACCAATGGCACCCTTGTTACTGAGGAAACCTGTCGCCATATTAAAGAATCCGGCATAAAAATGGTTTCCCTGAGCCTGGATGGCTCCACAGCGGAAGTGCATGATGATTTCCGTAATCAGCCCGGAGCCTTTGCAGGGACCATGAACGCTATCCGGCTGTTTAACGAGCATGGAATCCCGTTTCTTGTCAACTCTTCCTTTACCAAAAGAAATAAGACAGAGGCCCCGAAGATTTACGAGCTGGTGAAAAAGCTTGGCGCTACCGCTTGGTATCTTTTCATGATTGTTCCCACCGGACGGGGCGAGGAAATTATGGAGGAGTTGATTCCAGAGTCAGAATACGAGGATATCCTGAACTGGCATTATGATATGGAAAAAGAGGAGGATGAGCTGTTGGTTCGGCCAACCTGTGCGCCTCAGTATTACCGGATCGTCCTGCAACGTGCCAAGGCTGAGGGGGAGAAATTCAAACGGCGCTCTTTAAAATTCTCCACGGGTGGATCTAAAGGCTGCTTGGCTGGTCAGCTGATCTGTCTTATCGATGTTGATGGTAATGTCCTGCCATGCAGTTATTTTCCCAAGTCCGGCGGAAATATTCGGGAGCAGTCTTTTAAGGATATTTGGGAAAAATCTGAGCTTTTCCTGGAGCTTCGTGACTTCAAGGGGTATAAAGGTAACTGTGGGCGTTGCGAATACGTCAACGTCTGTGGCGGCTGTCGGGCCCGAGCCTATGCCATGAACGGCGATTATCTGGCTCAGGAACCCTTTTGTACCTATCAGCCAAGAAACGTAACAGAAGCGTAG
- the hemE gene encoding uroporphyrinogen decarboxylase, giving the protein MNDTFLKACRGAKTEYTPVWFMRQAGRYLPEYQAVRSKLTFLELCKTPELCTEVTLQPIDIFGFDAAILFSDILIAMEAMGLTLEFHEGRGPVFPDPVRSQAAVDKLIIPDPDETMPFVMETIRLLRKELKVPLIGFSGAPFTLATYLIEGGSSKVFLETKKMAFQEPEMYHALLQKITECTSLYLQAQARAGAQALQIFDSWAGIWAPHDYARFALPYVQSIIADLRKMTDVPIIYFANNGSTLINHTKTAGADVLGLDWRINIGDAVQMVGDHALQGNLDPVALFLPQKELEAQIKTILEDARNAKGHIFNLGHGILPQTEPEKARIAVEAIHRFSGR; this is encoded by the coding sequence ATGAACGATACCTTTCTCAAAGCCTGTCGCGGCGCAAAAACCGAATACACCCCGGTCTGGTTCATGCGCCAGGCAGGACGCTATCTTCCTGAATATCAGGCTGTCCGTAGCAAACTGACCTTTCTGGAACTCTGTAAAACCCCGGAACTCTGTACGGAGGTGACGCTCCAGCCCATTGATATTTTCGGTTTTGACGCTGCGATCCTTTTTTCAGATATTCTCATCGCTATGGAAGCAATGGGGCTGACTCTGGAATTCCACGAGGGACGAGGTCCGGTCTTCCCGGATCCGGTGCGTTCCCAGGCTGCTGTGGATAAGCTGATTATCCCTGACCCGGATGAGACCATGCCCTTTGTTATGGAGACCATCAGGCTCCTGCGCAAAGAGCTCAAGGTGCCCCTGATCGGGTTTTCCGGCGCACCTTTTACCCTGGCCACCTACTTGATTGAGGGTGGTTCCTCCAAGGTCTTCCTGGAAACCAAGAAGATGGCCTTCCAGGAGCCGGAGATGTACCATGCCCTGTTGCAGAAAATTACCGAATGCACCAGCCTCTATCTTCAGGCCCAGGCGCGAGCCGGTGCCCAGGCTTTACAGATTTTTGATTCCTGGGCAGGTATTTGGGCACCCCATGATTACGCACGCTTTGCCCTGCCCTATGTGCAGTCTATTATTGCGGATCTGCGCAAGATGACTGATGTGCCTATTATCTATTTTGCCAATAACGGGTCTACCTTGATCAACCATACAAAAACAGCTGGTGCTGATGTGCTTGGCCTGGATTGGCGCATTAATATCGGTGATGCTGTGCAGATGGTGGGTGACCATGCCTTACAGGGGAATCTTGATCCGGTTGCTCTGTTCCTGCCGCAAAAAGAATTGGAAGCGCAGATTAAAACTATTCTTGAGGATGCGCGGAATGCCAAGGGGCATATCTTTAATTTAGGTCACGGGATCCTCCCGCAGACAGAACCAGAAAAGGCGAGAATCGCTGTTGAGGCTATTCATCGTTTCAGTGGCCGGTAG
- a CDS encoding HDIG domain-containing protein: MQIPGIDTCVALMEQYAMLPNIRRHSLLVARIAELLAHHLQEIFPAGQAPELDFCVNGALLHDIAKTPCLKEGCDHAATGAEICRKHGFHEIAEIVAGHIILQEFSLEKYKKGLFPAREIVYYADKRVRHDAIVSLVERQEYILENYGGDNERVQQGIRKNFRRCGQLEDALFSFLDFSPEQLHHEVDEYTGQSCLSGFPLDDADSADLSDTNAA, from the coding sequence ATGCAGATACCAGGGATTGATACTTGTGTCGCTTTGATGGAACAGTATGCAATGCTGCCCAACATCCGCCGTCACTCTCTGCTTGTTGCCCGCATAGCCGAGCTGCTTGCGCATCACCTTCAGGAAATATTTCCAGCAGGACAGGCACCTGAGCTGGATTTCTGCGTGAACGGGGCCTTGCTCCATGATATCGCCAAAACTCCCTGCCTGAAGGAGGGCTGTGATCATGCGGCTACCGGGGCGGAGATCTGCCGAAAACATGGGTTTCATGAGATAGCCGAAATTGTAGCGGGTCATATAATTCTTCAGGAGTTTTCTCTGGAAAAATACAAAAAAGGTCTTTTTCCTGCTCGGGAGATTGTTTACTATGCTGATAAACGGGTCCGGCATGATGCCATTGTCAGTCTAGTTGAACGACAGGAATATATTTTAGAAAATTATGGGGGAGATAACGAGCGGGTTCAGCAAGGGATACGGAAAAATTTCAGGAGATGTGGGCAATTGGAAGATGCTCTTTTCAGCTTTCTTGATTTTTCTCCTGAACAGTTACACCATGAGGTAGATGAATATACGGGGCAGAGTTGTCTATCTGGCTTTCCTCTAGATGATGCGGATTCCGCAGATTTATCTGATACGAATGCGGCCTAA
- a CDS encoding ribonuclease Z: MEIFFLGVGETCDTAHGNSSSIITTSNGTRILLDCGFTVPHQYFRIVEDPTRLDYIWISHFHGDHYLGLPLLFLRLWQMGRTKPLAIVGQKGIEEWVMKLLEMAYPTFSKKIGFSFEFHVISPRATAHIAGMEWSTALTQHTQYNLGLLLKDGNKKLYYSGDGRANTRVRRLVQDCDFAIHESFNMVDTYPYHGSITSTLKLADEMDIGQIALVHLEHSLRKNEIDTIKRMVQDRPNTLLPVAGDRLNF; this comes from the coding sequence GTGGAAATTTTTTTTCTCGGTGTCGGAGAGACCTGTGATACAGCGCATGGTAATAGCTCCTCTATCATAACAACAAGTAACGGTACCAGAATTTTATTGGATTGTGGGTTCACGGTGCCGCATCAATATTTCCGGATTGTTGAAGATCCCACCCGGTTGGATTATATCTGGATATCCCATTTTCACGGCGATCATTATCTCGGTCTGCCCCTGCTCTTCCTTCGCCTCTGGCAAATGGGACGCACCAAACCTCTTGCCATAGTCGGGCAAAAGGGCATTGAAGAATGGGTCATGAAGCTGCTGGAAATGGCCTATCCCACCTTTAGCAAAAAGATCGGCTTTTCTTTTGAATTTCATGTCATCTCGCCCAGGGCAACCGCGCATATCGCTGGCATGGAGTGGTCAACGGCATTGACCCAGCATACCCAGTATAATCTCGGCTTGCTGCTCAAAGACGGGAACAAAAAACTCTATTACAGCGGTGACGGACGGGCCAATACCCGGGTTCGTCGCCTAGTGCAAGACTGCGATTTTGCCATCCATGAGTCCTTTAATATGGTTGACACGTACCCCTATCATGGTTCCATCACCAGCACCCTGAAATTAGCTGATGAGATGGATATCGGTCAGATTGCTCTCGTACATCTGGAACACAGTCTGCGAAAGAACGAGATTGATACCATCAAACGCATGGTGCAGGACAGGCCGAACACCCTGTTACCGGTGGCCGGTGACCGCCTGAATTTCTAA